A window of the Citrus sinensis cultivar Valencia sweet orange chromosome 9, DVS_A1.0, whole genome shotgun sequence genome harbors these coding sequences:
- the LOC102610218 gene encoding cellulose synthase-like protein D1 — protein sequence MAPPTSPKKSSLSKQTSTAGRPPQAVKFARRSSSGRVVSLSREEDLDMSGDYSGQNDYINYTVLMPPTPDNQPSGQDSDSKPDGPSQYQTSRFGPSDARRGQGEGGSGGSGGNSGAKMERRMSVMKSNNKSMLLRSQTGDFDHNRWLFETKGKYGIGNAFWSPSEEDGYGPDVSMSDFMDKPWKPLTRKIKVPAQILSPYRVLIIMRLVALFFFMLWRVQNPNEDAMWLWGISIVCEIWFAFSWILDILPKLNPVHRSTDLQALKEKFETPSAANPQGRSDLPGVDVFVSTADPEKEPPLVTANTILSILAAEYPIEKLSAYISDDGGAILTFEAMAEAVRFAEVWVPFCRKHNIEPRNPDSYFSIKGDPTRNKKRPDFVKDRRWIKREYDEFKVRINGLPEVIRRRAEAYNNRERMKEKALAMEKNGGSAPKEPINVTKATWMADGTHWPGTWLHPTADHAKGDHAGILQVMSKVPENDPVMGYPDEKRLDFTGVDIRIPMFAYVSREKRKGYDHQKKAGAMNGMVRASAILSNGPFILNLDCDHYIYNSLAIREGMCFMMDRGGDRICYIQFPQRFEGIDPSDRYANHNTVFFDGNMRALDGIQGPFYVGTGCMFRRYALYGFNPPRANEYIGVIGQKKAPAGHIPPRTDDDDSDTRPLTSHPDLDLPRKFGNSTMFNESIAVAEYQGRPLADHISVKNGRPPGSLLVPRPPLDAPTVAEAVAVISCWYEDKTEWGDRIGWIYGSVTEDVVTGYRMHNRGWRSVYCVTKRDAFRGSAPINLTDRLHQVLRWATGSVEIFFSRNNAILGTRRLKFLQRMAYLNTGIYPFTSIFLVTYCFLPAMCHFSGKFIVPNLNIAFLCYLLTITVTLTLISLLEVKWSGIGLEEWWRNEQFWVIGGSSAHLAAVLQGLLKVIAGIEISFTLTTKSAAEDDEDMYADLYIIKWTSLFIVPLTIIVVNIVALVIGASRTIYSVLPQWGKLLGGSFFSFWVLAHMYPFCKGLMGRRGKLPTIIYVWTGLLSITLSLIWVTVSPPDKTNEMEGQ from the exons atggcGCCCCCAACAAGTCCAAAGAAATCATCACTTTCCAAGCAAACATCAACCGCCGGTCGTCCGCCTCAGGCCGTTAAGTTTGCACGCCGGTCATCGAGTGGACGCGTCGTCAGCCTGTCGAGAGAAGAAGATTTGGACATGTCGGGTGATTATTCAGGCCAAAATGACTACATTAATTACACTGTCCTTATGCCTCCAACACCCGATAACCAACCCTCCGGACAGGATTCGGACTCGAAGCCCGACGGGCCTAGCCAGTACCAAACCTCCCGGTTCGGGCCATCCGATGCCCGGAGGGGACAGGGGGAAGGTGGCAGTGGCGGGAGTGGTGGTAACAGTGGAGCCAAAATGGAAAGAAGAATGTCAGTGAtgaaatctaataataaatcaatgcTGCTGCGGAGCCAGACGGGGGATTTTGATCATAACCGTTGGTTGTTTGAAACTAAAGGCAAGTATGGTATTGGAAATGCATTTTGGTCACCAAGCGAAGAGGATGGTTATGGTCCTGATGTCAGCATGTCTGATTTCATGGACAAGCCTTGGAAACCTCTCACAAGGAAGATTAAGGTTCCCGCTCAAATCCTCAGCCCTTACAG AGTGTTAATAATAATGCGGTTGGTGGCTCTATTCTTCTTTATGCTATGGCGAGTGCAAAACCCTAATGAAGATGCGATGTGGCTATGGGGAATATCTATAGTTTGCGAAATTTGGTTTGCTTTTTCATGGATATTAGATATTCTTCCGAAGCTCAATCCTGTGCATCGATCCACGGATCTTCAAGCACTTAAAGAGAAGTTCGAGACTCCCTCTGCTGCCAATCCTCAAGGCCGCTCTGACCTCCCCGGCGTCGACGTCTTTGTCTCCACCGCCGATCCTGAGAAGGAGCCGCCTCTTGTCACTGCCAACACGATATTATCCATTCTTGCCGCTGAATATCCGATTGAGAAGCTCTCCGCTTATATTTCTGACGACGGAGGCGCCATACTTACCTTTGAGGCCATGGCTGAAGCTGTTCGTTTTGCTGAG gtGTGGGTACCGTTTTGCCGAAAACACAATATTGAGCCGAGGAATCCTGATAGTTATTTTAGTATTAAGGGTGACCCCACTAGGAACAAGAAGCGACCTGATTTTGTTAAGGATCGCCGTTGGATCAAGAGGGAGTACGATGAGTTTAAGGTCAGGATCAACGGTCTCCCTGAGGTAATACGTCGTCGTGCTGAAGCGTACAACAATAGAGAGCGAATGAAAGAGAAGGCGCTGGCAATGGAAAAGAACGGTGGGTCTGCACCAAAGGAACCAATCAATGTCACCAAGGCCACGTGGATGGCTGATGGCACCCACTGGCCTGGCACGTGGCTCCACCCTACCGCTGATCACGCCAAGGGAGACCATGCTGGTATCTTGCAG GTGATGAGCAAGGTCCCAGAAAACGATCCGGTTATGGGTTACCCAGACGAGAAGAGATTAGATTTTACAGGGGTTGATATTCGGATTCCAATGTTTGCATACGTTTCTCGTGAGAAAAGGAAAGGTTACGATCACCAGAAGAAAGCTGGAGCCATGAACGGCATGGTTAGAGCTTCGGCAATCTTGTCAAATGGACCATTTATTCTCAACTTGGATTGTGACCATTACATTTATAATTCTCTTGCTATAAGGGAGGGCATGTGCTTCATGATGGATCGAGGTGGTGATCGCATTTGCTACATTCAATTTCCCCAGAGATTCGAAGGCATTGATCCTTCTGATCGATATGCAAATCACAACACTGTCTTTTTTGATG GAAATATGCGAGCATTGGACGGAATCCAAGGGCCATTTTACGTGGGAACTGGATGCATGTTCAGGCGATATGCACTCTACGGATTCAACCCGCCAAGGGCAAATGAATATATAGGTGTAATAGGGCAAAAGAAAGCCCCAGCTGGACATATTCCGCCACGAACTGATGACGATGACTCCGATACACGGCCCTTAACTTCGCACCCAGACCTTGACCTCCCAAGAAAGTTTGGAAACTCAACCATGTTCAATGAGTCTATTGCAGTTGCTGAATACCAAGGCAGGCCATTGGCCGATCACATTTCGGTTAAAAACGGCAGACCTCCCGGTTCACTGCTCGTGCCACGTCCCCCGCTCGATGCACCCACTGTTGCGGAGGCAGTTGCTGTCATTTCCTGTTG GTATGAGGACAAGACTGAATGGGGAGATAGAATAGGCTGGATTTACGGGTCAGTGACGGAGGATGTGGTGACAGGTTACCGTATGCACAACCGTGGGTGGCGGTCAGTTTACTGTGTTACAAAGCGTGACGCATTCCGTGGTTCAGCACCTATTAACCTAACTGACCGTCTACACCAGGTTCTGAGGTGGGCAACAGGTTCAGTTGAAATCTTCTTCTCCCGAAACAATGCCATTCTTGGAACTCGGAGGCTCAAGTTTTTACAGAGAATGGCATATCTCAACACTGGCATTTACCCCTTCACTTCAATCTTCTTGGTGACTTACTGCTTCCTTCCAGCTATGTGCCACTTCTCAGGAAAATTCATTGTTCCTAACTTAAACATTGCTTTCCTTTGTTACCTCCTCACCATCACTGTTACTCTAACGCTCATATCGCTTCTTGAAGTGAAATGGTCAGGCATCGGGTTAGAAGAGTGGTGGCGAAATGAGCAGTTCTGGGTCATTGGTGGCTCCAGTGCTCACCTAGCTGCTGTCCTGCAGGGTCTTCTGAAAGTTATTGCTGGAATCGAAATTTCTTTCACATTGACAACAAAGTCTGCAgctgaagatgatgaagacaTGTATGCTGATCTTTACATTATCAAATGGACAAGTCTGTTCATAGTACCATTGACAATCATAGTGGTGAACATTGTTGCTTTAGTTATAGGAGCCTCAAGAACAATATACAGTGTACTACCTCAATGGGGAAAGCTTTTGGGAGGATCATTTTTCAGCTTCTGGGTGTTGGCTCACATGTATCCATTCTGCAAAGGATTGATGGGAAGAAGAGGAAAACTGCCAACAATTATATATGTCTGGACAGGTTTGCTTTCCATTACACTGTCTCTGATTTGGGTAACCGTTAGTCCCCCAGATAAAACCAATGAAATGGAGGGGCAATGA